One stretch of Prunus persica cultivar Lovell chromosome G1, Prunus_persica_NCBIv2, whole genome shotgun sequence DNA includes these proteins:
- the LOC18788767 gene encoding premnaspirodiene oxygenase, with protein sequence MFIMLQIQVPSLPLFTSLVILVTLIICWKRFKSLTVRAPILRLPPGPWKLPLIGNLHNLTGSLRHSLRDLAKKHGPIMHLKLGQVSAIVISSPELAKQVLKTHETAAFSQRPTVLAVEVLFYNFSGIIFSSCNEYWRQMRKICVLELLSAKRVQSFSSIREEEAWNLVESISLSQGQPITLSEMIFSMQVSIIARSALGKKCKYQQEFGSLIKEAFILGEVLSLPDLFPSLKFLRHITRTKPALEKIHRKIDRILDEIIDDHHELKRVKTNIVAPSTTSNDEVLQEGLVHVLLQLQESGGLQFDLTTNHIKAVILDMYLAGAETSATTTEWAISELVKNPTAMEKAQAEVRHLLAGKRKNILEEDIKKLDYLKLVIKETLRLHPPAPLIPREATQRIKIGGYDIPTEAKVLINAWEIGRDPRHWDNADCFLPERFQGSSIDFRGTNFELIPFGAGKRICPGISFGIASVELALSQLLYYFNWKLPSGKKVEELDMTESLGMTSRRRNDLYVIATPFVPSY encoded by the exons ATGTTCATAATGCTCCAAATCCAAGTTCCTTCTCTACCTCTCTTTACTTCTTTGGTCATCCTAGTTACCCTAATTATATGTTGGAAGAGATTTAAATCCCTTACAGTTAGAGCACCAATTCTTAGGCTGCCTCCAGGGCCATGGAAGCTACCTCTGATTGGAAACTTGCACAATTTGACTGGCTCTTTACGTCACAGCCTAAGAGACTTAGCCAAGAAACATGGACCCATCATGCACCTCAAGCTGGGGCAAGTATCAGCCATTGTCATTTCATcaccagaattagccaaacaAGTCTTGAAGACTCATGAGACTGCAGCTTTCTCACAAAGGCCTACTGTTCTTGCCGTTGAAGTTTTGTTCTATAATTTCTCAGGCATCATCTTTAGCTCTTGTAATGAGTATTGGAGGCAGATGAGGAAGATTTGTGTTTTGGAGCTTCTAAGCGCGAAGCGTGTGCAGTCATTTTCATCGAtaagagaagaagaggcaTGGAACCTTGTTGAATCAATTAGCTTGTCACAGGGCCAACCCATCACCCTCAGTGAGATGATTTTCTCCATGCAAGTCAGCATCATTGCCCGTTCAGCCTTGGGAAAAAAATGCAAATACCAACAAGAGTTTGGATCATTGATTAAGGAGGCATTCATCCTTGGAGAAGTCCTCTCTTTGCCTGATTTGTTCCCTTCCCTCAAATTCCTCCGTCACATCACAAGGACGAAGCCTGCACTGGAGAAGATACACCGGAAGATTGACAGAATTCTTGATGAAATCATTGATGATCATCATGAGTTGAAAAGAGTAAAGACCAATATTGTTGCACCTAGCACCACCAGCAATGATGAAGTATTGCAGGAAGGTCTAGTTCATGTGCTTCTACAACTTCAGGAGTCTGGTGGCCTCCAATTTGATCTCACCACCAACCACATAAAAGCTGTCATCCTG GACATGTACTTGGCAGGAGCTGAGACTTCAGCAACAACCACAGAATGGGCAATATCAGAACTTGTGAAAAATCCAACAGCAATGGAGAAAGCACAAGCTGAGGTACGGCACCTGCTTGCaggaaagaggaaaaatattttagaGGAAGACATTAAGAAACTAGACTACTTGAAGTTAGTCATAAAAGAAACTCTACGGCTACACCCTCCAGCTCCCTTAATTCCAAGAGAAGCAACTCAAAGAATCAAAATTGGTGGATATGATATACCTACAGAAGCCAAAGTTCTGATCAATGCTTGGGAAATTGGGAGAGACCCAAGACACTGGGACAATGCTGATTGCTTTCTTCCAGAAAGGTTTCAAGGTTCATCCATCGATTTTCGAGGGACCAACTTCGAATTAATTCCATTTGGGGCTGGTAAGAGAATATGTCCAGGCATCTCATTTGGAATTGCATCGGTTGAGCTTGCACTTTCTCAACTGCTCTACTACTTCAACTGGAAACTCCCCAGTGGGAAAAAGGTAGAAGAGCTTGACATGACTGAGTCTTTGGGAATGACCTCTAGGAGGAGGAATGACTTGTATGTTATTGCCACTCCCTTTGTTCCGTCGTATTGA
- the LOC18790688 gene encoding replication factor C subunit 2 isoform X2 → MAPLVQSSQPWVEKYRPKQVKDVAQQDEVVRVLTNTLETSNCPHMLFYGPPGTGKTTTALAIAHQLFGPELYKSRVLELNASDDRGINVVRTKIKDFAAVAVGSAQRQGGYPCPPFKIIILDEADSMTEDAQNALRRTMETYSKVTRFFFICNYISRIIEPLASRCAKFRFKPLSEEIMISRVLHICQEEGLNLDPEVLSTLSSISQGDLRRAITYLQSAARLFGSSISKKELISVSGVIPEEVVESFFAACRGDNFDLANKEVNNVIAEGYPVSQMLSQLFEVVVESDDISDEQKARICKKMGEADKDVFSQMLDINLDIFGHNILMM, encoded by the exons ATGGCGCCACTGGTGCAAAGCTCTCAACCATGGGTCGAAAAATA TCGGCCGAAGCAAGTGAAAGATGTGGCTCAGCAGGACGAGGTGGTTCGGGTCCTCACCAACACCCTCGAGACCTCAAAT tGTCCGCACATGCTCTTCTACGGTCCACCGGGCACCGGAAAAACCACCACTGCTCTCGCCATTGCCCACCAGCTTTTCGG ACCTGAACTCTACAAGTCTAGAGTGTTGGAGCTCAATGCAAGTGATGATCGTGGGATCAATGTTGTTCGGACAAAGATCAAAGATTTTGCTGCTGTGGCTGTGGGTTCTGCTCAACGTCAAGG GGGTTATCCTTGTCCACCATTTAAGATCATTATCCTAGATGAGGCGGATTCAATGACAGAAGATGCTCAG AATGCTCTAAGACGTACAATGGAAACCTACTCCAAAGTCACaagattcttttttatatgtaaTTATATCAGCAG GATCATAGAGCCACTTGCTTCAAGATGTGCAAAGTTTAGGTTTAAGCCACTTTCAGAAGAAATCATGATCAGCCGCGTATTGCATATTTGCCAAGAAGAAGGCCTCAACCTAGATCCAGAA GTTCTGTCAACACTAAGTTCTATCTCACAAGGTGATCTTCGTCGGGCTATTACATACTTGCAG TCAGCTGCGCGCTTATTTGGATCTTCCATTTCTAAGAAGGAGCTGATTAGTGTCTCTGGG GTAATCCCGGAAGAGGTTGTCGAGTCATTTTTTGCTGCCTGCAGGGGTGATAACTTTGATTTGGCAAACAAGGAAGTCAACAATGTAATCGCAGAGGGATATCCAGTCTCTCAGATGCTTTCACAG TTATTTGAGGTGGTGGTTGAATCAGATGACATATCAGATGAACAGAAGGCTAGAATATGCAAAAAAATGGGTGAAGCAGATAAG GATGTGTTCTCTCAGATGCTGGACATCAACCTTGACATTTTTGGGCATAATATACTGATGATGTAG
- the LOC18790688 gene encoding replication factor C subunit 2 isoform X3: MAPLVQSSQPWVEKYRPKQVKDVAQQDEVVRVLTNTLETSNCPHMLFYGPPGTGKTTTALAIAHQLFGPELYKSRVLELNASDDRGINVVRTKIKDFAAVAVGSAQRQGGYPCPPFKIIILDEADSMTEDAQNALRRTMETYSKVTRFFFICNYISRIIEPLASRCAKFRFKPLSEEIMISRVLHICQEEGLNLDPEVLSTLSSISQGDLRRAITYLQSAARLFGSSISKKELISVSGVIPEEVVESFFAACRGDNFDLANKEVNNVIAEGYPVSQMLSQLFEVVVESDDISDEQKARICKKMGEADKMLDINLDIFGHNILMM, translated from the exons ATGGCGCCACTGGTGCAAAGCTCTCAACCATGGGTCGAAAAATA TCGGCCGAAGCAAGTGAAAGATGTGGCTCAGCAGGACGAGGTGGTTCGGGTCCTCACCAACACCCTCGAGACCTCAAAT tGTCCGCACATGCTCTTCTACGGTCCACCGGGCACCGGAAAAACCACCACTGCTCTCGCCATTGCCCACCAGCTTTTCGG ACCTGAACTCTACAAGTCTAGAGTGTTGGAGCTCAATGCAAGTGATGATCGTGGGATCAATGTTGTTCGGACAAAGATCAAAGATTTTGCTGCTGTGGCTGTGGGTTCTGCTCAACGTCAAGG GGGTTATCCTTGTCCACCATTTAAGATCATTATCCTAGATGAGGCGGATTCAATGACAGAAGATGCTCAG AATGCTCTAAGACGTACAATGGAAACCTACTCCAAAGTCACaagattcttttttatatgtaaTTATATCAGCAG GATCATAGAGCCACTTGCTTCAAGATGTGCAAAGTTTAGGTTTAAGCCACTTTCAGAAGAAATCATGATCAGCCGCGTATTGCATATTTGCCAAGAAGAAGGCCTCAACCTAGATCCAGAA GTTCTGTCAACACTAAGTTCTATCTCACAAGGTGATCTTCGTCGGGCTATTACATACTTGCAG TCAGCTGCGCGCTTATTTGGATCTTCCATTTCTAAGAAGGAGCTGATTAGTGTCTCTGGG GTAATCCCGGAAGAGGTTGTCGAGTCATTTTTTGCTGCCTGCAGGGGTGATAACTTTGATTTGGCAAACAAGGAAGTCAACAATGTAATCGCAGAGGGATATCCAGTCTCTCAGATGCTTTCACAG TTATTTGAGGTGGTGGTTGAATCAGATGACATATCAGATGAACAGAAGGCTAGAATATGCAAAAAAATGGGTGAAGCAGATAAG ATGCTGGACATCAACCTTGACATTTTTGGGCATAATATACTGATGATGTAG
- the LOC18790688 gene encoding replication factor C subunit 2 isoform X1, producing the protein MAPLVQSSQPWVEKYRPKQVKDVAQQDEVVRVLTNTLETSNCPHMLFYGPPGTGKTTTALAIAHQLFGPELYKSRVLELNASDDRGINVVRTKIKDFAAVAVGSAQRQGGYPCPPFKIIILDEADSMTEDAQNALRRTMETYSKVTRFFFICNYISRIIEPLASRCAKFRFKPLSEEIMISRVLHICQEEGLNLDPEVLSTLSSISQGDLRRAITYLQSAARLFGSSISKKELISVSGVIPEEVVESFFAACRGDNFDLANKEVNNVIAEGYPVSQMLSQLFEVVVESDDISDEQKARICKKMGEADKRLVDGADEYLQLLDVASSVMRAMCNMPEDFS; encoded by the exons ATGGCGCCACTGGTGCAAAGCTCTCAACCATGGGTCGAAAAATA TCGGCCGAAGCAAGTGAAAGATGTGGCTCAGCAGGACGAGGTGGTTCGGGTCCTCACCAACACCCTCGAGACCTCAAAT tGTCCGCACATGCTCTTCTACGGTCCACCGGGCACCGGAAAAACCACCACTGCTCTCGCCATTGCCCACCAGCTTTTCGG ACCTGAACTCTACAAGTCTAGAGTGTTGGAGCTCAATGCAAGTGATGATCGTGGGATCAATGTTGTTCGGACAAAGATCAAAGATTTTGCTGCTGTGGCTGTGGGTTCTGCTCAACGTCAAGG GGGTTATCCTTGTCCACCATTTAAGATCATTATCCTAGATGAGGCGGATTCAATGACAGAAGATGCTCAG AATGCTCTAAGACGTACAATGGAAACCTACTCCAAAGTCACaagattcttttttatatgtaaTTATATCAGCAG GATCATAGAGCCACTTGCTTCAAGATGTGCAAAGTTTAGGTTTAAGCCACTTTCAGAAGAAATCATGATCAGCCGCGTATTGCATATTTGCCAAGAAGAAGGCCTCAACCTAGATCCAGAA GTTCTGTCAACACTAAGTTCTATCTCACAAGGTGATCTTCGTCGGGCTATTACATACTTGCAG TCAGCTGCGCGCTTATTTGGATCTTCCATTTCTAAGAAGGAGCTGATTAGTGTCTCTGGG GTAATCCCGGAAGAGGTTGTCGAGTCATTTTTTGCTGCCTGCAGGGGTGATAACTTTGATTTGGCAAACAAGGAAGTCAACAATGTAATCGCAGAGGGATATCCAGTCTCTCAGATGCTTTCACAG TTATTTGAGGTGGTGGTTGAATCAGATGACATATCAGATGAACAGAAGGCTAGAATATGCAAAAAAATGGGTGAAGCAGATAAG CGTCTCGTTGACGGTGCTGACGAGTACTTGCAGCTGCTTGATGTTGCCAGCAGTGTAATGCGAGCTATGTGTAACATGCCCGAAGATTTCTCTTAG
- the LOC18792397 gene encoding uncharacterized protein LOC18792397, with protein sequence MKQMAIDDYDDSFTKPGAIPFKWEIRPGVPKIQTQQQKQPLPPPPQPHIHKHLNLKPPPSGSLFLPPPEPHTRSRSFRSASAARTRSERWRFEQPDNILARRPGRPDTVSAGCFMSPLLRRKSASNSKRGSGARTVPVPESEPDYTSDLETLARWSLSSRKSLLSPFRDSPTSTSSSSSPRPVCDAEWAGFGLF encoded by the coding sequence ATGAAACAAATGGCAATAGATGATTATGATGACTCTTTCACAAAACCAGGAGCAATCCCATTCAAATGGGAAATCCGACCTGGCGTCcccaaaatccaaacccaACAACAGAAACAaccactaccaccacctccacagCCGCATATTCACAAACACCTTAACCTCAAACCCCCACCATCCGGGTCACTCTTCCTGCCGCCACCGGAGCCCCATACCCGAAGTCGCTCCTTCCGCTCTGCTTCCGCCGCTCGAACCCGGTCAGAGCGCTGGCGATTCGAGCAGCCCGATAACATCCTTGCCCGGCGACCCGGACGACCCGACACCGTTTCAGCCGGGTGCTTCATGTCTCCACTTCTGAGGCGGAAGTCAGCGAGCAATAGCAAAAGGGGGAGCGGAGCTAGAACGGTACCCGTACCCGAGTCCGAACCCGACTACACTTCGGACCTTGAGACGCTGGCCCGGTGGTCTCTGTCGTCTCGGAAATCGCTGCTCTCGCCGTTCCGTGACTCACCCACGTCCACGTCCTCCTCGTCGTCCCCGCGACCCGTATGCGACGCTGAGTGGGCCGGGTTCGGGCTCTTTTGA
- the LOC18792247 gene encoding pentatricopeptide repeat-containing protein At1g77405: MNHSKPLSRNYTPNVVNQVLTAMLKNQPFNSELAASATTSQPWISESVSQVLISIPRFFFQSPSSIGRQHGFRHRAQLKQRNLRQESYRFHNNVLVLGPAAHRDLHKVQLGLDRALEFFYWVETHFGFVHNEQTCRDMAVVLARGNKLKALWDFLKEISKRGSGGLVTTQTITCLIKVLGEEGLVTDALAAFYRMKQFHCKPDVYAYNTIIYALCRVGNFNKARFLLEQMELPGFRCPPDVFTYTILISSYCRYGLETGCRKATRRRMWEANHMFRNMLFRGFVPDVVTYNSLINGCCKTYRIERALELFDDMNRMGCTPNRVTYDSFIRYYAAVNEIDKAVDMLRKMQNMKHGMPTSSSYTPIIHAFCEAGRVIEARDFLAELIDGGSIPREYTYKLVCDALNSAGELNLLDNDLHRRIKYGIESRYRQIMKVKPIMTRKGYDSMVET; encoded by the coding sequence atGAACCACTCGAAACCTCTGTCCCGCAATTACACACCCAATGTAGTGAACCAAGTCCTCACTGCCATGCTTAAAAACCAACCCTTCAATTCCGAGCTCGCTGCCTCAGCCACCACCTCTCAGCCATGGATCTCCGAGTCAGTTTCCCAAGTCCTAATCTCCATACCCAGATTCTTCTTCCAGTCCCCAAGCTCCATCGGTCGCCAACATGGCTTTCGACACCGCGCTCAATTAAAGCAACGCAATCTCAGACAAGAATCTTATAGGTTCCATAACAACGTGCTCGTTCTTGGCCCAGCTGCCCACAGAGACCTTCACAAGGTTCAGCTGGGATTGGACAGAGCGCTTGAATTCTTCTACTGGGTCGAAACCCATTTTGGGTTTGTTCACAATGAGCAAACTTGTAGGGATATGGCCGTTGTTTTGGCTAGAGGGAATAAATTGAAAGCCCTCTGGGATTTTCTTAAAGAAATATCGAAGAGAGGGAGTGGTGGGCTGGTGACTACCCAGACCATTACGTGTTTGATAAAAGTCCTAGGAGAGGAGGGACTGGTTACTGATGCATTGGCTGCTTTTTATAGAATGAAGCAGTTTCATTGTAAACCTGATGTGTATGCTTATAACACTATTATTTATGCTCTCTGCAGAGTTGGGAATTTTAATAAGGCCCGGTTTTTGTTGGAGCAGATGGAGTTGCCGGGCTTTAGATGCCCGCCGGACGTGTTCACTTATACTATTTTGATTAGTTCTTATTGTAGATATGGCTTGGAGACTGGGTGTAGGAAGGCCACTAGGAGGCGGATGTGGGAAGCAAACCACATGTTCCGGAACATGCTTTTCAGAGGCTTTGTCCCTGATGTTGTCACGTACAATTCTTTGATCAATGGCTGTTGCAAAACCTACCGGATCGAGAGGGCTTTGGAGTTGTTTGATGATATGAACAGAATGGGTTGTACCCCCAATCGGGTTACTTACGATTCCTTTATTAGATACTACGCTGCTGTTAATGAGATTGATAAGGCGGTTGATATGTTACGGAAGATGCAAAATATGAAACATGGAATGCCCACTTCAAGTTCTTACACTCCAATCATTCATGCCTTTTGTGAAGCAGGAAGGGTTATAGAGGCTCGGGATTTTCTTGCTGAGTTGATCGATGGAGGCTCGATACCTAGGGAGTATACTTATAAGTTAGTTTGCGACGCACTAAATTCAGCTGGAGAATTAAATTTGCTTGATAATGACCTGCATAGAAGAATAAAATATGGTATAGAGAGTAGATATAGGCAGATAATGAAGGTGAAGCCGATTATGACTCGCAAAGGATACGATAGCATGGTGGAAACTTGA